Proteins encoded in a region of the Paucibacter sediminis genome:
- the rnr gene encoding ribonuclease R: MSEVEGTLQGHRDGHGFLIPDEGQTDIYLSQQEMHAVMHGDRLRVRVVRFDKRGRPEGRVLEILERKKKPIIGRLLLESGIWLVAPEDKRFGQDILIPKNAIANAAAGQIVSVELTEPPSLYSQPVGRVVEVLGEIDDPGMEIEIAVRKYEVPHAFSAETLTQAGKLPDRLRAADLKQRIDLRDVALVTIDGEDARDFDDAVYCEPHKQGRGKSAFKGWRLLVAIADVSHYVKPGEPLDLDAYERATSVYFPRRVIPMLPEKLSNGLCSLNPQQDRLAMVCDMLITEEGATHAYQFYPAVICSQARLTYTEVAAVLGNTHGPEAAKRSELVPHLLHLHEVYRALLSDRQKRGAVDFDTVETQIVCDDNGRIEKIMPRVRNEAHRLIEEAMLAANVCAADFITDAKHHALFRVHEGPTPEKRMALQAYLRALGLGLGLSDDPTPGEYQAIAQATKDRPDSTQIHSMLLRSMQQANYTSANAGHFGLAYAAYTHFTSPIRRYPDLLVHRVIKAMLMGKRYLLDASKMKVPMPPKRPGRAKPLDPALASTELERWEVAGAHCSANERRADEASRDVEAWLKCRYMREHLGEEFAGTVSAVTSFGLFVQLEALYVEGLIHITELGGEYFRFDEVRQELRGERTGIRYATGARVQVQVSRVDLDGRKIDFRLVRDSEEARIVARAQRDKHGHAAAVAAPVTAVEALEQVKRSDRELKAERKGGKPAARGGAGGKGAAPAHPIKAARKTARGAAEPRPRSKRR; this comes from the coding sequence TTGAGCGAGGTCGAGGGCACGCTGCAAGGTCATCGTGACGGCCACGGTTTCCTGATTCCGGACGAGGGTCAGACCGACATCTACCTGTCCCAGCAGGAAATGCACGCGGTGATGCATGGCGACCGGTTGCGCGTGCGTGTGGTGCGCTTTGACAAGCGCGGCCGCCCCGAGGGGCGCGTGCTGGAAATCCTCGAGCGCAAGAAGAAACCCATCATCGGCCGCCTGCTGCTGGAGAGCGGCATCTGGCTGGTGGCGCCGGAAGACAAGCGCTTTGGCCAGGACATCCTGATCCCCAAGAACGCGATCGCCAATGCGGCGGCGGGCCAGATCGTCTCGGTTGAGCTGACCGAACCGCCCTCGCTGTATTCGCAGCCGGTGGGGCGCGTGGTCGAGGTGCTGGGCGAGATCGACGACCCTGGCATGGAGATCGAGATCGCGGTGCGCAAGTACGAGGTGCCGCATGCCTTCAGCGCCGAGACGCTCACCCAGGCCGGCAAGCTGCCGGATCGCCTGCGCGCTGCCGACCTCAAGCAGCGCATCGACCTGCGCGATGTGGCCCTGGTCACCATCGACGGCGAGGACGCGCGCGACTTCGACGATGCGGTCTATTGCGAGCCGCACAAGCAGGGTCGCGGCAAGAGCGCCTTCAAGGGCTGGCGCCTGCTGGTGGCGATCGCCGATGTCAGCCATTACGTCAAGCCCGGCGAGCCGCTGGACCTGGATGCCTACGAGCGCGCCACCTCGGTCTATTTCCCGCGCCGCGTCATCCCGATGCTGCCGGAGAAGCTCTCCAACGGCCTGTGCTCGCTGAATCCGCAGCAGGATCGCCTGGCCATGGTCTGCGACATGCTGATCACCGAGGAGGGTGCCACCCACGCCTACCAGTTCTATCCGGCGGTGATCTGCTCGCAGGCGCGCCTGACCTACACGGAAGTGGCGGCGGTGCTGGGCAACACGCATGGTCCCGAGGCGGCCAAACGCAGCGAACTGGTGCCGCATCTGTTGCATCTGCACGAGGTCTACCGCGCGCTGCTGTCGGATCGTCAGAAGCGCGGCGCGGTGGACTTCGACACGGTGGAGACGCAGATCGTCTGCGATGACAACGGCCGTATCGAGAAGATCATGCCGCGCGTGCGCAACGAGGCCCATCGCCTGATCGAGGAGGCGATGCTGGCCGCCAATGTCTGCGCCGCGGATTTCATCACCGATGCCAAGCACCATGCCCTGTTCCGCGTGCACGAGGGCCCCACGCCCGAGAAGCGCATGGCCTTGCAGGCCTATCTGCGCGCGCTGGGCCTGGGTCTGGGCCTGAGCGACGACCCCACGCCCGGCGAGTACCAGGCGATTGCCCAGGCCACCAAGGACAGGCCCGACTCGACGCAGATCCACAGCATGCTGCTGCGCTCGATGCAGCAGGCCAACTACACCTCGGCCAATGCCGGCCACTTCGGCCTGGCCTATGCGGCCTATACGCACTTCACCAGCCCGATCCGGCGTTATCCCGATCTGCTGGTGCATCGCGTCATCAAGGCCATGCTGATGGGCAAGCGCTACTTGCTGGATGCCAGCAAGATGAAGGTGCCGATGCCGCCCAAGCGGCCGGGCCGCGCCAAGCCCCTGGATCCTGCGCTGGCCTCCACCGAGTTGGAGCGTTGGGAAGTCGCGGGTGCGCATTGCAGCGCCAACGAGCGGCGTGCCGACGAAGCCTCGCGCGACGTCGAGGCCTGGCTCAAGTGCCGCTATATGCGCGAGCATCTGGGCGAGGAGTTCGCCGGTACGGTCAGTGCGGTGACGAGCTTCGGCCTGTTCGTGCAGCTCGAGGCGCTCTATGTGGAGGGCCTGATCCACATCACCGAGCTGGGCGGCGAGTATTTCCGCTTTGACGAGGTGCGGCAGGAGCTACGCGGCGAGCGCACCGGCATCCGCTACGCCACCGGCGCGCGCGTGCAGGTGCAGGTCAGCCGCGTGGACCTGGACGGCCGCAAGATCGACTTCCGCCTCGTGCGCGACAGCGAGGAAGCGCGCATCGTGGCGCGCGCCCAGCGCGACAAGCATGGCCATGCGGCGGCCGTGGCGGCACCGGTCACGGCGGTCGAGGCCCTGGAACAGGTCAAGCGCAGCGATCGCGAGCTGAAGGCCGAACGCAAGGGCGGCAAGCCGGCGGCTCGTGGCGGTGCCGGCGGCAAGGGCGCGGCGCCGGCGCATCCGATCAAGGCGGCGCGCAAGACGGCGCGTGGTGCGGCCGAGCCGCGGCCGCGCAGCAAGCGGCGCTGA
- a CDS encoding phosphoribosyltransferase: MLTDDGKHLYVSWDEYHMLIERLALKVHASGWQFDQILCLARGGMRPGDVLSRVFDKPLGIMSTSSYRAEAGTIQGRLDIAKYITMPKGELAGRVLLVDDLADSGVTLKAVVERLRGMPSISELRSAVIWTKGVSSYTPDYYVEMLDTSPWIHQPFEEYDDMRPDALAKKFVV, translated from the coding sequence ATGTTGACCGACGACGGCAAGCACCTGTACGTGTCCTGGGACGAATACCACATGCTGATCGAGCGCCTGGCGCTCAAGGTGCATGCCTCGGGCTGGCAGTTCGACCAGATCCTGTGCCTGGCGCGTGGCGGCATGCGCCCCGGCGACGTGCTCTCGCGCGTGTTCGACAAGCCGCTGGGCATCATGTCCACCAGCTCCTACCGCGCCGAGGCCGGCACCATCCAGGGCCGCCTGGACATCGCCAAGTACATCACCATGCCCAAGGGCGAACTGGCCGGCCGCGTGCTGCTGGTCGATGATCTGGCCGATTCGGGCGTGACGCTGAAGGCCGTGGTCGAGCGCCTGCGCGGCATGCCCTCGATCAGCGAGCTGCGCTCGGCGGTGATCTGGACCAAGGGCGTGTCCAGCTACACGCCCGACTATTACGTCGAGATGCTGGATACCAGCCCCTGGATCCACCAGCCCTTCGAGGAATACGACGATATGCGTCCGGACGCGCTGGCCAAGAAATTCGTGGTCTGA
- a CDS encoding adenylosuccinate synthase: MSSSEIARGRNVVVVGTQWGDEGKGKVVDWMTDHADGVVRFQGGHNAGHTLVIKGVKTALQLIPSGIMRDGVACYIGNGVVVDPTHLLSEIERLEKAGVEVRSRLYISESCPLILPFHVEVDKAREALRESSGSGKIGTTGKGIGPAYEDKVARRALRVQDLKHPERFAKKLKELLELHNFALTGYLNGKALEFQPIYDQAMKMAEVLKPMMADVGYMLHKAHLAGANILFEGAQGTLLDIDHGTYPYVTSSNCVAGNAAAGAGVGPQMLHYMLGITKAYTTRVGSGPFPTELEWEKEGTVGYHLSTVGQEKGTVTGRARRCGWLDAAALKRSIIINGITGLCLTKLDVLDGLAEIKMCVGYELDGRTLDILPLDGDEIAACQPVYETFPGWTESTFGVTEWDKLPLNARRYLERVQAVIGAPIDMVSTGPDREHTILLRHPYKA, translated from the coding sequence ATGAGCAGCAGTGAAATCGCGCGTGGCCGCAACGTGGTCGTCGTGGGCACCCAGTGGGGCGACGAGGGCAAGGGCAAGGTGGTGGACTGGATGACCGATCACGCCGACGGCGTGGTGCGTTTCCAGGGCGGCCACAATGCCGGCCATACGCTGGTCATCAAGGGCGTGAAGACGGCGCTGCAGCTGATCCCCTCGGGCATCATGCGCGACGGCGTGGCCTGCTATATCGGCAATGGCGTGGTGGTGGATCCCACCCATCTGCTGTCCGAGATCGAGCGCCTGGAGAAGGCCGGCGTGGAAGTGCGCTCGCGCCTCTACATCAGCGAGTCCTGCCCGCTGATCCTGCCCTTCCATGTGGAAGTGGACAAGGCGCGTGAGGCGCTGCGCGAGAGCAGCGGCAGCGGCAAGATCGGCACCACCGGCAAGGGCATCGGTCCGGCCTATGAGGACAAGGTGGCGCGCCGTGCCCTGCGCGTGCAGGACCTCAAGCATCCCGAGCGTTTCGCCAAGAAGCTCAAGGAATTGCTGGAGCTGCATAACTTCGCCCTGACCGGTTACCTGAACGGCAAGGCGCTGGAATTCCAGCCCATCTACGACCAGGCCATGAAGATGGCCGAGGTGCTCAAGCCCATGATGGCCGACGTGGGCTATATGCTGCACAAGGCCCACCTGGCCGGCGCCAACATCCTGTTCGAGGGCGCCCAGGGCACGCTGCTGGATATCGACCACGGCACCTACCCCTACGTGACCTCCAGCAACTGCGTGGCCGGCAATGCCGCCGCCGGCGCAGGCGTGGGCCCGCAGATGCTGCACTACATGCTGGGCATCACCAAGGCCTACACCACGCGCGTGGGTTCGGGCCCGTTCCCGACCGAGCTGGAGTGGGAGAAGGAAGGTACGGTGGGTTACCACCTCAGCACCGTGGGCCAGGAGAAGGGCACCGTGACCGGCCGCGCGCGCCGCTGCGGCTGGCTGGATGCGGCCGCGCTGAAGCGTTCCATCATCATCAACGGCATCACCGGCCTGTGCCTGACCAAGCTCGACGTGCTCGATGGCCTGGCCGAGATCAAGATGTGCGTGGGCTACGAGCTCGACGGCCGCACGCTGGACATCCTGCCGCTGGACGGCGACGAGATCGCGGCCTGCCAGCCGGTCTACGAGACCTTCCCGGGCTGGACCGAGTCGACCTTCGGTGTGACCGAGTGGGACAAGCTGCCGCTGAATGCGCGCCGCTATCTGGAGCGCGTGCAAGCGGTGATCGGCGCGCCCATCGACATGGTGTCCACCGGCCCCGACCGCGAGCACACCATCCTCTTGCGCCATCCCTACAAGGCCTGA
- a CDS encoding ATP phosphoribosyltransferase regulatory subunit, whose protein sequence is MSSAWLLPEHIADVLPSQARRIEELRRELLDMARTYGCELVMPPLLEHLESLLSGTGRELDLKTFKLVDQLSGRSLGLRADTTPQVARIDAHLLNRAGVTRLCYCGPVVHTRPDGLHATREPLQFGVEIYGHAGLEADLEVQELAIDALQRAGLREVTLDLGDARLVRGVLGDVKLSADLLDAVVTALASKDAAALKALSSDLPAPVAAGLQTLLSLYGGVEVLAQARAQLPAHPLISAALDDLEWLSSHVRQTHPELHLGFDLSDLTGYAYYSGMRFALYVPGCSHAVLRGGRYDEVGAVFGRRRPAVGFSLDLKTLVGLCPETALSAAVRAPWGEDAGLRAAIRRLRAEGATVVCVLPGHEHENDEFDCDRELVSVDGQWVVRAL, encoded by the coding sequence ATGTCCTCAGCTTGGCTGCTGCCCGAGCACATTGCTGACGTCCTGCCGTCCCAAGCCCGCCGCATCGAAGAGTTGCGCCGCGAATTGCTGGACATGGCGCGGACCTACGGTTGCGAACTGGTGATGCCCCCGCTGCTGGAGCATCTGGAGTCGCTGCTATCCGGCACCGGTCGCGAACTGGACCTCAAGACCTTCAAGCTTGTCGACCAGCTCTCGGGTCGAAGCCTGGGTCTGCGCGCCGACACCACGCCGCAGGTGGCGCGCATCGATGCGCATCTGCTCAACCGTGCCGGCGTGACGCGCCTGTGCTACTGCGGCCCGGTGGTGCACACCCGGCCCGATGGCCTGCATGCGACGCGCGAGCCGCTGCAATTCGGCGTCGAGATCTACGGCCATGCCGGCCTGGAGGCCGATCTGGAGGTGCAGGAGCTGGCGATCGATGCGTTGCAGCGCGCCGGCCTGCGTGAGGTGACCCTCGATCTGGGCGATGCGCGCCTGGTGCGCGGCGTGCTGGGCGATGTGAAGCTGTCGGCCGATCTGCTGGACGCCGTGGTGACGGCGCTGGCGAGCAAGGATGCGGCCGCGCTCAAGGCGCTGAGCTCGGACCTGCCCGCGCCGGTGGCGGCGGGCCTGCAGACCCTGCTGTCGCTCTATGGCGGCGTCGAGGTGCTGGCGCAGGCGCGCGCCCAGCTGCCCGCGCATCCGCTCATCAGCGCGGCGCTGGACGATCTGGAGTGGCTGTCCAGCCATGTGCGCCAGACCCATCCCGAGCTGCACCTGGGCTTCGATCTTTCCGATCTGACCGGCTACGCCTATTACAGCGGCATGCGCTTTGCGCTCTATGTGCCCGGCTGCAGTCATGCGGTGCTGCGCGGCGGCCGCTACGACGAAGTGGGCGCGGTGTTTGGCCGCCGCCGTCCGGCGGTGGGCTTCAGCCTGGACCTCAAGACCCTGGTGGGCCTGTGCCCCGAGACGGCGCTTAGCGCGGCGGTGCGCGCCCCCTGGGGCGAGGACGCCGGCCTGCGTGCGGCGATCCGCCGCCTGCGCGCCGAGGGCGCCACGGTGGTCTGCGTGCTGCCGGGGCACGAACACGAGAATGACGAATTCGATTGCGACCGCGAACTGGTCAGCGTTGACGGTCAGTGGGTGGTGCGCGCGCTGTGA
- a CDS encoding DUF2065 domain-containing protein — MSDLLLGALALMLVIEGLLPFLNPTLWRQVFLRVLAMTDGQIRFVGLSSMLMGLLLLYVLYS; from the coding sequence ATGTCGGATCTGCTGCTGGGCGCCTTGGCGCTGATGCTGGTGATCGAAGGCCTACTGCCGTTTCTCAATCCGACGCTGTGGCGGCAGGTGTTCCTGCGCGTGCTGGCGATGACCGACGGGCAGATCCGCTTCGTCGGGCTCTCCAGCATGCTGATGGGCCTGCTGCTGCTCTACGTGCTCTACAGCTGA
- the hflC gene encoding protease modulator HflC, translating to MNRIASIVAGALVAFLLLSSTLFIVDQRQFAVIYALGEIKEVVTEPGLKWKLPPPFQNVVFLDRRMQTLDSPESRPIFTAEKKSLVIDWLVKWRVSDPRQFIRNSGADMRNLENRLSPIVQAALNEEVTKRTVRAVLATEREKVMNDVQKRLSDEAKQFGIEIVDVRVKRVDFSANITESVYNRMKSERARVANELRSTGGADGEKIRADADRQREVIVAEAYRDAQKIKGEGDAKASALYAEAFGRDPQFAQFYRSLEAYRSSFRNKSDVMVVDPSSEFFKAMRNGGPGGAAAATPPRK from the coding sequence ATGAACCGCATTGCCTCCATCGTTGCCGGCGCGCTCGTCGCCTTCCTGCTGCTGAGCTCCACGCTCTTCATCGTGGACCAGCGCCAGTTCGCCGTCATCTACGCCCTGGGCGAAATCAAGGAAGTGGTCACCGAACCGGGCCTGAAGTGGAAGCTGCCGCCGCCCTTCCAGAACGTGGTGTTCCTGGATCGCCGCATGCAGACCCTGGACAGCCCCGAGTCGCGCCCCATCTTCACCGCCGAGAAGAAGAGCCTGGTGATCGACTGGCTGGTGAAGTGGCGCGTTTCCGATCCGCGTCAGTTCATCCGCAACAGCGGCGCCGACATGCGCAATCTGGAGAACCGCCTCAGCCCCATCGTGCAGGCGGCGCTCAACGAAGAAGTGACCAAGCGCACCGTGCGCGCGGTGCTGGCCACCGAGCGCGAGAAGGTCATGAACGACGTGCAGAAGCGGCTTTCCGACGAGGCCAAGCAGTTCGGCATCGAGATCGTTGACGTGCGCGTCAAGCGCGTGGACTTCTCGGCCAACATCACCGAGTCGGTCTACAACCGCATGAAGTCGGAGCGTGCCCGCGTGGCCAATGAACTGCGCTCCACCGGTGGCGCCGATGGCGAGAAGATCCGCGCCGACGCCGACCGCCAGCGCGAAGTGATCGTGGCCGAGGCCTACCGAGACGCGCAGAAGATCAAGGGCGAGGGCGATGCCAAGGCCTCGGCCCTGTATGCCGAAGCCTTCGGCCGCGACCCGCAGTTCGCACAGTTCTACCGCTCGCTGGAAGCCTACCGCTCGAGCTTCCGCAACAAGTCGGACGTGATGGTGGTGGATCCGAGCAGCGAGTTCTTCAAGGCCATGCGCAACGGCGGGCCGGGTGGAGCCGCCGCTGCCACGCCGCCGCGCAAGTAA
- the hflK gene encoding FtsH protease activity modulator HflK, with the protein MNHSASARSKTPFTATAQAARALLARLLTPAGWRAGRHLNNGRNDGPPDLDELWRDFNRKLSGMFGGRGGKGSGPDNGGGGNNNFQPDIKSAGIGMGLIAGVVALGWLASGVFIVQEGQQAVITSFGKYSKTVDAGIQYRLPYPFQANEVVPVTQLRSVEVGRNAVVQATGLRDSSMLTQDENIVDIRFTVQYRLKDAREYLFENFRPDEAVVQAAESAVREIVGKSNMDSVLYEQRDAIAADLVKSVQTQLDRLKAGILVVNVNVQNVQAPEQVQSAFDDAFKAGADRERLKNEGEAYANDVIPKAQGEAAKLREQAEGYKARVVAQAEGDAQRFKSVLAEYQKAPAVTRDRIYIDTMQQVYSNVSKVMVDSRSGSNLLYLPLDKLIQQSGGTVTSSTPLPAPITDGSAPAQTSDVRSRDGLRSRDRDGR; encoded by the coding sequence ATGAATCACTCCGCGAGCGCGCGCTCCAAGACGCCCTTCACCGCGACGGCACAGGCGGCGCGTGCCCTGTTGGCGCGGCTGCTGACGCCGGCCGGCTGGCGCGCCGGGCGCCATCTGAACAATGGCCGCAACGACGGCCCGCCGGACCTGGATGAGCTCTGGCGCGATTTCAACCGCAAGCTCTCGGGCATGTTCGGCGGCCGCGGAGGCAAGGGCAGCGGCCCCGACAACGGCGGTGGCGGCAACAACAACTTCCAGCCCGACATCAAGAGCGCCGGCATCGGCATGGGCCTGATTGCCGGCGTGGTGGCGCTGGGCTGGCTGGCCAGCGGCGTGTTCATCGTGCAGGAAGGCCAGCAGGCGGTGATCACCTCCTTCGGCAAGTACAGCAAGACGGTGGATGCCGGCATCCAGTACCGCCTGCCTTACCCCTTCCAGGCCAACGAGGTGGTGCCGGTGACGCAGCTGCGCTCGGTGGAGGTGGGGCGCAATGCGGTGGTGCAGGCCACCGGCCTGCGCGACTCGTCGATGCTGACGCAGGACGAGAACATCGTCGACATCCGCTTCACCGTGCAGTACCGCCTCAAGGATGCGCGCGAGTACCTGTTCGAGAACTTCCGTCCCGACGAGGCGGTGGTGCAGGCGGCCGAGTCGGCAGTGCGCGAGATCGTCGGCAAGAGCAATATGGATTCGGTGCTGTACGAGCAGCGCGACGCCATCGCCGCCGACCTGGTGAAGTCGGTGCAGACCCAGCTGGACCGCCTCAAGGCCGGCATCCTGGTGGTGAATGTGAACGTGCAGAACGTGCAGGCCCCCGAGCAGGTGCAGTCGGCCTTCGACGATGCCTTCAAGGCAGGCGCCGATCGCGAGCGCCTGAAGAACGAGGGCGAGGCCTACGCCAACGACGTGATCCCCAAGGCGCAGGGCGAGGCCGCCAAGTTGCGCGAGCAGGCCGAGGGCTACAAGGCGCGCGTGGTGGCGCAGGCGGAGGGCGACGCGCAGCGCTTCAAGAGCGTGCTGGCCGAGTACCAGAAGGCGCCGGCGGTGACGCGTGACCGCATCTACATCGACACCATGCAGCAGGTCTACTCCAACGTCAGCAAGGTGATGGTGGACAGCCGCTCGGGTTCCAACCTGCTTTATCTGCCGCTCGACAAGCTGATCCAGCAGTCGGGTGGCACGGTGACGAGCAGCACGCCGCTGCCAGCGCCGATTACCGATGGCAGTGCACCCGCACAGACCAGCGATGTGCGCTCGCGCGATGGCCTGCGCAGCCGTGACCGCGATGGTCGTTGA
- the hflX gene encoding GTPase HflX, protein MSSSTSPQSPPPLEAARAILVGVDFGRSGHHAGAFDPTLDELALLAESAGDTAVARVVARRQAPDAALFVGSGKADEIKLLVDAHQAHTVLFDQAISPAQQRNLERVLGVPVADRTALILEIFAARAKSHEGKLQVELARLQYLATRLVRRWSHLERQSGGIGMRGGPGEAQIELDRRMIDERIKTIKERLKKVQRQRSTQRRARSRNGVFKVSLVGYTNAGKSTLFNALVKARAYAADQLFATLDTTTRSLYLEAAGASVSLSDTVGFIRDLPHKLVEAFQATLQEAADADLLLHVVDAASPVLDEQMVEVERVLAEIGAGDIPQILVYNKLDKLEDNQRPRSPQDWIERNGGERVSRVFVSALTGEGLDVLRQQIVAAMSSMAELPAGQDVTPADLNSPAAAPDEQGLPSGDPSIWPENDDSAAFPTQA, encoded by the coding sequence TTGAGTTCTTCCACATCTCCGCAGTCGCCGCCGCCCCTCGAGGCGGCGCGCGCCATTCTTGTGGGCGTTGATTTCGGCCGTAGCGGCCATCACGCCGGCGCCTTCGACCCCACCCTGGACGAGCTGGCCCTGCTGGCCGAATCCGCCGGCGATACCGCCGTTGCGCGCGTGGTGGCGCGCCGCCAGGCGCCCGATGCCGCGCTGTTCGTCGGCTCCGGCAAGGCCGACGAGATCAAGCTGCTGGTGGACGCCCACCAGGCCCACACCGTGCTGTTCGACCAGGCGATCTCGCCGGCCCAGCAGCGCAACCTGGAGCGCGTGCTGGGCGTGCCGGTGGCCGACCGCACCGCGCTGATCCTGGAGATCTTCGCCGCCCGCGCCAAGAGCCACGAGGGCAAGCTGCAGGTGGAGCTGGCGCGTCTGCAATACCTGGCCACGCGCCTGGTGCGGCGCTGGAGCCACCTGGAGCGCCAGAGCGGCGGCATCGGCATGCGCGGCGGCCCGGGCGAGGCGCAGATCGAGCTTGATCGCCGCATGATCGACGAGCGCATCAAGACCATCAAGGAACGGCTCAAGAAGGTGCAGCGCCAGCGCAGCACGCAGCGCCGCGCGCGCAGCCGCAACGGCGTCTTCAAGGTCTCGCTGGTGGGCTATACCAATGCCGGCAAGTCCACGCTCTTCAATGCGCTGGTGAAGGCCCGCGCCTATGCGGCCGACCAGCTCTTCGCGACGCTGGACACCACCACGCGCTCGCTCTACCTCGAGGCCGCCGGCGCCAGCGTCTCGCTGTCCGATACCGTGGGCTTCATCCGCGACCTGCCGCACAAGCTGGTGGAGGCCTTCCAGGCCACGCTGCAGGAGGCGGCGGATGCCGACCTGTTGCTGCATGTGGTGGATGCCGCCTCGCCGGTGCTGGATGAGCAGATGGTGGAGGTGGAGCGCGTGTTGGCCGAGATCGGCGCCGGCGACATTCCGCAGATCCTGGTCTACAACAAGCTCGACAAGCTTGAGGACAACCAGCGCCCGCGCAGCCCGCAGGACTGGATCGAGCGTAACGGCGGGGAGCGCGTCTCGCGTGTCTTCGTCAGCGCCCTGACCGGCGAGGGCCTGGATGTGCTGCGCCAGCAGATCGTGGCCGCGATGAGCAGTATGGCCGAGCTCCCGGCGGGGCAAGATGTGACCCCGGCGGACTTGAACTCGCCGGCCGCGGCCCCAGATGAGCAAGGTTTGCCGTCCGGAGACCCCTCCATTTGGCCCGAGAATGACGACTCGGCCGCATTCCCTACACAGGCATGA
- the hfq gene encoding RNA chaperone Hfq: MSNKGQLLQDPFLNLLRKEHVPVSIYLVNGIKLQGHIESFDQYVVLLRNTVTQMVYKHAISTVVPGRAVNFHASDSPEATT, translated from the coding sequence GTGAGCAACAAAGGACAACTCCTGCAAGATCCCTTCCTGAACCTGCTGCGCAAGGAGCATGTGCCGGTGTCCATCTACCTGGTCAACGGCATCAAGCTGCAAGGGCATATCGAGTCCTTTGACCAGTACGTGGTGCTGCTGCGCAATACCGTGACGCAAATGGTCTACAAGCACGCCATCTCCACCGTGGTGCCCGGCCGTGCCGTGAACTTCCACGCCAGCGACAGCCCCGAAGCCACTACCTGA
- the der gene encoding ribosome biogenesis GTPase Der: MKPVIALVGRPNVGKSTLFNRLTKSRNAIVADFAGLTRDRHYGDGRLGDREFICIDTGGFEPDSTTGIVKEMAKQTRQAVAEADAVVFVVDVRTGLSGQDQDIARYLRQANKRIFLAVNKAEGMSDSPLLAEFHELGLGEPHPISAAHGQGIRSLLDAVLEGFDGAEEFGAGPEDETTIRIAVAGRPNVGKSTLINTWLGEERLVAFDMPGTTRDAISVPFERNGQKFQLIDTAGLRRKGKVFEAIEKFSVVKTLQAIADANVVLLLIDATQGVTDQDAHIAGYILDSGRAVVVAINKWDAVDSYQRETLMRSIETRLGFLKFATILHISALKRQGLAPLWNAMADAYASAYKKMTTPVLTRLVQEAVQHQTPKKVGHFRPKMRYAHQGGMNPPIVVIHGNSLDHVTEVYKRYLEGRIRAHYKLTGTPLKIELRSSKNPFDEKDS; encoded by the coding sequence ATGAAACCCGTGATCGCCCTGGTGGGCCGCCCCAATGTGGGCAAGTCCACCCTCTTCAACCGGCTCACCAAGAGCCGGAACGCCATCGTGGCCGACTTTGCCGGCCTCACGCGCGACCGGCACTATGGCGACGGCCGCCTGGGTGACCGCGAGTTCATCTGCATCGACACGGGCGGCTTCGAGCCCGACAGCACCACCGGCATCGTCAAGGAGATGGCCAAGCAGACCCGCCAGGCCGTGGCCGAGGCGGATGCGGTGGTGTTCGTGGTGGATGTGCGCACCGGCCTGTCCGGGCAGGACCAGGACATCGCGCGTTATCTGCGCCAGGCCAACAAGCGCATCTTCCTGGCCGTCAACAAGGCCGAGGGCATGAGCGACTCGCCCCTGCTGGCCGAGTTCCATGAGCTCGGCCTGGGCGAGCCGCACCCGATCTCGGCCGCCCATGGCCAGGGCATCCGCAGCCTGCTGGACGCGGTGCTGGAGGGCTTCGACGGCGCCGAGGAGTTCGGTGCCGGCCCCGAGGACGAGACCACCATCCGCATCGCCGTGGCGGGCCGCCCCAATGTGGGCAAGAGCACCCTCATCAACACCTGGCTGGGCGAGGAGCGCCTGGTGGCCTTCGACATGCCAGGCACCACGCGCGATGCCATCAGCGTTCCCTTCGAGCGCAACGGCCAGAAGTTCCAGCTCATCGACACCGCCGGCCTGCGCCGCAAGGGCAAGGTGTTCGAGGCGATCGAGAAGTTCTCGGTGGTCAAGACCCTGCAGGCGATTGCCGACGCCAATGTGGTGCTGCTGCTGATCGACGCCACCCAGGGCGTGACCGACCAGGATGCGCACATCGCCGGCTACATCCTCGACAGCGGCCGCGCCGTGGTGGTGGCCATCAACAAATGGGATGCGGTGGACAGCTACCAGCGCGAGACCCTGATGCGCTCGATCGAGACGCGCCTGGGCTTCCTGAAGTTCGCCACCATCCTGCATATCTCGGCGCTCAAGCGGCAAGGCCTGGCCCCGCTGTGGAACGCCATGGCCGACGCCTATGCCTCGGCCTACAAGAAGATGACCACGCCGGTGCTGACCCGCCTGGTGCAGGAGGCGGTGCAGCATCAGACGCCGAAGAAGGTGGGCCACTTCAGGCCCAAGATGCGCTATGCGCACCAGGGCGGCATGAACCCGCCCATCGTGGTGATCCATGGCAATTCGCTGGACCATGTCACCGAGGTCTACAAGCGCTACCTGGAAGGGCGCATCCGCGCCCATTACAAGCTCACCGGCACGCCGCTGAAGATCGAGCTGCGCTCGTCCAAGAATCCGTTTGACGAAAAAGACAGCTGA